From the Psychrobacillus sp. FSL K6-4046 genome, one window contains:
- the polA gene encoding DNA polymerase I, whose protein sequence is MSSEKILLLDGNSLAYRAFFALPLLTNEHGIHTNAVYGFTMMLQKIMDEENPTHMLVAFDAGKTTFRHSTFEEYKGGRQKTPPELSEQFPYLRKLIDAYGIKRYELEMYEADDIIGTLSRQAEKKGQQVVIVSGDKDLTQLATDSTTVYITRKGITDIEKYTPEHVQEKYGLTPLQIIDMKGLMGDSSDNIPGVPGVGEKTAIKLLKEHGSVEQLYQALDSVSGAKLKEKLIANEEQAKMSKELATIEINAPIEVSLEDITYSGPNMDDVISIWKELSFKTLLEKTEYVAEEHSTTETTFEIVENVNSSFLVDEMSLHLELYDEQYHRADLLGIALSDGEKSYFIPGETAFQSKEFCAWLEDESKIKYVVDSKATQAVSRKHGVSIAGVEFDLTLAAYIDNASLTADDVATIGKEYGYYNVLSNEQIYGKGAKKSVPEQEKLAEHATRKALALWHLKPILEKKLKENEQFKLYKELELPLASILGTMESDGVKVDKQVLVEMGHDLEIKLKQIEGDIHALAGEAFNINSPKQLGVILFEKLGLPPIKKTKTGYSTAADVLEKLASEHEIIEQILMYRQLGKLNSTYIEGLLKEIHESDGKIHTRYQQALTTTGRLSSINPNLQNIPIRLEEGRKIRKAFVPSNPEWVMFAADYSQIELRVLAHMAEDANLVEAFKNNMDIHTKTAMDVFHVEADAVDSNMRRAAKAVNFGIVYGISDYGLSQSLDITRKEAAIFIEKYLKSFPGVKEYMDDSIQTAKQKGFVTTILNRRRYLPEITSSNFNLRSFAERTAMNTPIQGSAADIIKKAMIDMAARLKKENMQTKMLLQVHDELIFEAPPEEIALLEKIVPEVMESAIELNVPLKVEYAFGSSWYDTK, encoded by the coding sequence ATGTCATCTGAAAAAATTCTATTATTAGATGGGAATAGTTTAGCTTATCGTGCATTCTTTGCCCTTCCTTTATTAACCAACGAACATGGAATACATACAAACGCTGTTTACGGCTTTACAATGATGCTTCAAAAAATTATGGATGAAGAGAATCCTACACACATGCTCGTGGCATTTGATGCAGGAAAAACTACCTTCCGCCATTCCACTTTTGAAGAATATAAGGGAGGAAGACAGAAGACTCCACCCGAGCTTTCAGAGCAATTTCCATATTTACGCAAGCTTATAGATGCTTATGGCATAAAACGATATGAGCTGGAAATGTACGAGGCAGACGATATTATAGGGACGCTAAGTCGACAGGCTGAAAAGAAGGGACAGCAGGTTGTCATTGTGTCAGGTGACAAGGATTTAACTCAGCTAGCTACTGATTCGACTACAGTGTATATTACGAGAAAAGGAATAACAGACATAGAGAAATATACACCAGAGCACGTTCAAGAAAAATACGGCCTTACACCACTTCAAATCATCGATATGAAGGGATTAATGGGGGATTCCTCTGATAACATTCCGGGAGTTCCAGGCGTTGGTGAAAAAACAGCCATTAAACTTTTAAAGGAGCATGGATCTGTTGAGCAACTATACCAAGCACTCGATTCAGTTAGTGGTGCTAAGCTAAAGGAAAAGCTTATAGCCAATGAAGAACAGGCGAAGATGAGTAAGGAGCTTGCAACTATTGAAATAAACGCTCCTATCGAGGTGTCACTTGAGGATATCACTTATAGTGGTCCAAACATGGATGACGTTATTTCCATATGGAAGGAGCTATCCTTTAAAACTTTATTGGAAAAAACGGAGTATGTGGCGGAGGAGCATTCTACCACGGAAACGACTTTTGAAATTGTAGAGAACGTGAACTCTAGTTTCTTAGTAGATGAAATGTCCCTGCACTTAGAATTATATGATGAACAGTACCATAGAGCGGATTTATTGGGCATTGCATTGTCAGATGGGGAAAAATCTTATTTTATTCCTGGCGAAACAGCTTTCCAATCAAAAGAATTTTGTGCTTGGCTAGAGGATGAGTCCAAAATAAAATATGTGGTGGATTCAAAAGCAACGCAAGCAGTAAGCAGAAAACATGGAGTAAGCATTGCTGGGGTGGAGTTTGACCTAACACTGGCAGCCTATATAGATAATGCTTCTTTGACTGCAGATGATGTTGCAACGATAGGAAAAGAGTACGGTTATTATAACGTATTAAGCAATGAGCAAATTTACGGAAAAGGAGCCAAAAAGTCTGTTCCCGAGCAAGAGAAGCTTGCGGAGCATGCCACTAGAAAAGCACTGGCTTTATGGCATTTAAAACCTATACTTGAAAAGAAATTAAAAGAAAATGAACAATTTAAGTTATACAAGGAGTTGGAATTACCACTAGCATCTATTTTAGGAACAATGGAATCAGATGGAGTAAAGGTGGATAAGCAAGTACTTGTTGAGATGGGCCATGATTTAGAAATCAAGCTGAAGCAAATTGAAGGTGACATCCATGCTTTAGCGGGAGAAGCATTTAATATTAATTCACCAAAACAGCTTGGCGTTATCCTTTTTGAAAAACTAGGGCTGCCACCTATTAAGAAAACGAAGACTGGCTATTCTACTGCAGCTGATGTGTTAGAGAAACTAGCTAGTGAGCATGAAATTATTGAACAAATTCTAATGTACCGTCAATTAGGGAAGTTAAATTCAACCTATATCGAAGGACTTTTAAAAGAAATCCATGAGAGTGACGGGAAAATTCATACTAGATACCAACAGGCGCTTACAACAACTGGACGCTTAAGTTCTATCAATCCTAACTTACAAAACATTCCAATCCGTCTTGAGGAAGGTAGAAAAATTCGTAAAGCGTTTGTTCCAAGTAATCCTGAATGGGTAATGTTTGCAGCCGATTATTCTCAAATAGAGCTACGAGTGCTTGCCCATATGGCAGAGGATGCAAACCTAGTGGAAGCCTTTAAAAATAATATGGACATCCATACTAAAACAGCTATGGATGTATTTCATGTCGAGGCTGACGCAGTTGATTCTAATATGCGCCGTGCAGCAAAAGCAGTTAACTTTGGTATTGTTTATGGAATTAGTGATTACGGTCTATCTCAAAGCTTAGATATTACTCGTAAAGAAGCTGCTATATTTATCGAGAAGTATTTGAAAAGCTTCCCTGGAGTAAAGGAATATATGGATGACAGTATTCAAACAGCTAAGCAAAAAGGTTTCGTTACGACCATTTTGAACCGTAGAAGATATTTGCCGGAAATAACTAGCTCTAATTTTAATCTGAGAAGCTTTGCTGAACGCACAGCTATGAATACGCCTATACAAGGAAGCGCAGCAGATATCATTAAAAAAGCGATGATTGATATGGCAGCACGACTTAAAAAAGAAAACATGCAAACCAAGATGCTTCTTCAAGTGCATGATGAGCTAATATTCGAGGCTCCTCCAGAAGAGATTGCACTGCTTGAGAAAATCGTTCCTGAGGTAATGGAATCTGCGATTGAGCTAAACGTTCCTCTTAAAGTGGAGTATGCGTTTGGATCATCTTGGTACGATACAAAGTAA
- a CDS encoding permease, protein MIGISIATKWEYEATLEYFSIKNNERFSYPYGEYFIRTINDTELVFYSTGVRKVNGVSGNQYMISKFNLAKVIVAGTCAGIDEKYSNLDIFVPNKAVQYDCTVKEIEPFIKQSFIVDIDLTRYGGDDFYTGTIGTADKAVVMWEDYLELKENEITIADTEASAIAYICKKNDVECIIIKGISDFPTDESNTDKLQSNMEQINVYLENTPKVMNKIFGNYLKRFI, encoded by the coding sequence ATGATCGGAATAAGCATTGCAACGAAGTGGGAATACGAAGCGACCTTGGAATACTTTAGCATAAAAAATAACGAACGTTTCAGTTACCCATACGGTGAGTATTTCATAAGAACAATCAATGATACTGAACTTGTTTTTTATAGTACGGGTGTAAGAAAAGTAAATGGTGTTAGTGGCAATCAGTATATGATTTCTAAATTTAATTTAGCTAAAGTCATCGTTGCTGGAACATGTGCAGGAATAGACGAGAAGTACAGTAATTTGGATATTTTTGTACCCAATAAAGCCGTTCAATATGATTGTACAGTAAAAGAAATTGAGCCATTTATTAAACAATCCTTCATAGTCGATATTGATTTAACTAGATATGGAGGAGATGATTTTTATACAGGAACAATTGGCACTGCTGATAAAGCAGTAGTCATGTGGGAGGACTATTTAGAACTTAAAGAAAACGAAATAACAATAGCCGATACAGAAGCGAGTGCAATTGCTTATATCTGTAAGAAGAATGATGTTGAATGTATTATTATTAAAGGAATATCTGATTTTCCAACAGATGAAAGTAACACTGATAAACTCCAATCGAACATGGAACAAATTAATGTTTATTTAGAAAATACGCCCAAGGTTATGAACAAAATATTTGGAAACTATTTAAAAAGATTTATTTAA
- a CDS encoding ATP-grasp domain-containing protein: MNNQPFIPIIIGTDMNAYNMSISFHEEYGIKPILVGKEEMSFTKLSSVIEHIEIHSNLWDQSAFVSVLTEVAKKYKTADKQLLLIGTNDFYVRLIIENADVLKEMYVFNYMTEDLMNNLLVKSNFYKLCEEHGIDTPKTYFYSCSKKQPFTEEVLFPLIIKPSNGVEYYKHKFAGQQKVYRVESQQELDEVIRKVNESGYEEDLIIQDYIPGDDTYMWDSVFYVSSKGQAQLSTLAQVVLQEHTVTAIGNYTALITRYDEELMKKLQHFLEAVGYVGFANFDLKYDERDGKYKVFEVNIRQGRSSYYVTALGHNMARYIVDDVIYNKEKPLTLLNEHYLFTVVPKIVLKKFVDNLSIQQEIRLLLGEGKWGNPLFYKGDKHFKRKLYLMARQVNYYKKYKNNQW, translated from the coding sequence AGATATGAACGCATACAATATGTCCATTTCCTTTCACGAGGAGTATGGTATTAAACCAATTTTAGTAGGTAAAGAAGAAATGTCCTTCACTAAATTAAGCAGTGTCATTGAACATATTGAAATACACTCAAACTTATGGGACCAATCTGCTTTTGTATCCGTTTTGACAGAAGTAGCAAAAAAATATAAAACAGCAGATAAGCAGTTACTATTAATCGGCACGAATGATTTTTATGTTCGTTTAATCATTGAGAATGCAGACGTTTTAAAAGAAATGTATGTGTTTAACTATATGACCGAGGATCTAATGAACAACCTTTTAGTAAAATCGAACTTTTATAAGCTTTGTGAAGAGCATGGAATCGACACACCTAAAACATATTTCTACTCATGCTCTAAAAAACAACCTTTTACTGAAGAGGTGCTTTTCCCGTTAATCATTAAGCCTAGTAACGGCGTAGAATATTATAAGCATAAATTTGCTGGTCAACAAAAAGTATACCGAGTAGAGTCTCAGCAAGAATTAGATGAAGTTATTCGCAAAGTAAATGAGAGCGGCTATGAGGAAGATTTGATCATCCAGGATTATATTCCTGGAGACGATACTTACATGTGGGATTCTGTATTTTATGTTAGCTCAAAAGGGCAGGCACAGCTAAGTACACTTGCTCAAGTAGTTTTACAAGAGCATACAGTGACTGCAATCGGAAATTATACTGCTCTTATTACTCGTTACGATGAAGAGTTAATGAAAAAGCTTCAACACTTCTTAGAGGCAGTTGGATACGTTGGCTTTGCTAACTTCGACTTAAAATACGATGAGCGAGACGGAAAATATAAAGTTTTTGAAGTAAATATTAGACAAGGTAGATCAAGCTATTATGTAACTGCACTGGGACATAATATGGCACGATATATTGTGGATGACGTTATTTATAACAAAGAAAAGCCTTTGACGCTATTAAATGAACATTACCTATTTACGGTTGTTCCTAAAATAGTGTTGAAGAAATTTGTGGATAATCTATCTATCCAGCAGGAAATTCGTTTGCTGTTAGGGGAAGGTAAGTGGGGTAACCCGTTGTTTTATAAAGGGGACAAGCATTTCAAACGTAAGTTATATTTGATGGCTCGTCAGGTGAATTATTATAAAAAGTACAAAAATAATCAGTGGTAA
- a CDS encoding glyceraldehyde-3-phosphate dehydrogenase, with the protein MSASIAINGFGRIGRMVFRQAIVQEELNVVAINARYPLETLAHLIRYDSTHGTFSGEIEIGDNALIVNGKHVQIVNEREPEKLPWKELNVDIVIESTGKFNDGEKASGHIKAGAKKVVITAPAKNEDATIVIGVNDEKLDVVNHQIISNASCTTNCLAPVVKVLNDAFGIENGLMTTVHAYTNDQNNLDNPHKDLRRARSCGQSIIPTSTGAAKALSLVLPELEGKIHGMALRVPTPNVSLVDLVVDVQQEVTAEEVNAAFQKAAEGSMKGILGITHEPLVSIDFNTTTNSSTVDGLTTMVMGKTKVKVLAWYDNEWGYSARVVDLAKKVASGL; encoded by the coding sequence ATGTCAGCTTCAATTGCAATCAATGGTTTTGGAAGAATCGGTAGAATGGTATTTCGCCAAGCGATCGTACAAGAGGAACTTAATGTAGTAGCTATTAATGCTAGATACCCATTAGAAACTTTAGCTCACCTAATAAGATATGATTCTACACATGGAACTTTCTCTGGAGAAATTGAGATTGGGGATAATGCTCTAATCGTAAATGGTAAACATGTACAGATCGTCAACGAGCGTGAGCCAGAAAAGCTTCCATGGAAAGAATTGAATGTAGATATCGTAATTGAATCTACTGGTAAATTTAATGATGGAGAAAAAGCTTCTGGTCACATAAAAGCTGGGGCTAAGAAGGTTGTTATTACAGCGCCTGCCAAAAATGAAGACGCAACGATTGTCATTGGTGTAAACGATGAAAAGCTAGACGTAGTAAATCACCAAATCATCTCAAATGCAAGCTGTACAACTAATTGTTTGGCACCAGTAGTAAAAGTATTAAACGATGCCTTTGGTATTGAAAACGGTTTAATGACTACAGTTCATGCCTATACAAATGACCAAAATAATTTAGATAATCCCCATAAAGATTTAAGACGTGCGCGTTCATGCGGGCAATCTATTATTCCTACTTCGACCGGTGCAGCGAAAGCCCTTTCACTTGTATTGCCAGAGCTAGAAGGAAAGATTCATGGAATGGCTTTACGCGTTCCTACTCCTAATGTTTCTTTAGTAGATTTAGTTGTGGATGTTCAACAAGAAGTGACAGCGGAAGAAGTAAATGCTGCGTTCCAAAAAGCAGCCGAGGGCTCTATGAAGGGCATTTTGGGAATTACGCATGAGCCATTGGTTTCGATTGATTTCAATACAACTACTAATTCTAGTACTGTAGATGGACTGACTACTATGGTAATGGGTAAAACAAAAGTTAAAGTACTTGCTTGGTATGATAATGAATGGGGTTATTCTGCAAGAGTGGTAGACTTAGCTAAAAAAGTTGCAAGTGGATTGTAA
- the coaE gene encoding dephospho-CoA kinase (Dephospho-CoA kinase (CoaE) performs the final step in coenzyme A biosynthesis.) — MIIGLTGSIASGKSTVSNMLKEMGYPIIDADLVARIVVEKGTDALQAITEVFGEEILTPDGELNRPKLGEIIFSSPAQRKQLNDIMHPAIRAEMMSQKEKMLLAGHPVIIMDIPLLFESKLQSYVDKIIVVTVSEETQLNRLMARNNYSKEEAKARIQSQLPLSIKEKGADAVIYNNGTLESTREQLEKILRAWK, encoded by the coding sequence ATGATCATTGGATTGACTGGAAGTATCGCTAGCGGCAAAAGTACGGTGTCAAATATGTTAAAGGAAATGGGATATCCCATTATTGATGCAGATCTTGTAGCAAGAATCGTTGTGGAAAAAGGAACAGATGCTCTTCAGGCAATTACGGAGGTTTTTGGAGAAGAGATACTTACTCCGGATGGAGAACTGAATCGCCCAAAGCTAGGTGAAATAATTTTTTCTTCTCCCGCCCAAAGAAAGCAGCTGAATGATATCATGCATCCAGCCATTCGTGCGGAAATGATGAGCCAAAAAGAGAAGATGTTACTAGCGGGTCACCCGGTTATTATTATGGATATCCCATTGCTTTTTGAAAGTAAGCTCCAATCTTACGTGGATAAAATTATTGTCGTTACTGTATCAGAAGAAACTCAACTGAACAGGCTAATGGCTAGAAATAATTATTCCAAAGAGGAAGCAAAAGCAAGAATTCAATCACAATTGCCACTTTCTATTAAGGAAAAGGGTGCAGATGCTGTCATTTATAATAACGGCACTTTGGAGTCAACTAGGGAGCAGCTAGAAAAAATTCTTAGAGCTTGGAAGTAA
- the mutM gene encoding bifunctional DNA-formamidopyrimidine glycosylase/DNA-(apurinic or apyrimidinic site) lyase has translation MPELPEVEGVVRGLQPVVTGKLIQSVDVSPTIIKSKQVGKEAIIKGADVESFQAALPGMVIARIERRSKYIYFHLKNQNGEPFLLVSHLGMSGAWFYVRTLDDILEEKFKKHSHVTLHFEEGEMLVYADIRRFGELRLLETEADYPPLLLMAPEPFDDGALEHFLQMSLLPRYENKAIKEFIMDGHVVSGCGNIYATEALFNLRIHPARTVKRISKARKIQLFHEIVAVLLDSIENGGSTISDYRSINGGAGTMQHRLQMYSKKSCPICGKATKQKTIAGRTSTYCGSCQK, from the coding sequence ATGCCAGAATTACCAGAGGTGGAAGGTGTTGTTCGAGGACTTCAGCCTGTTGTCACAGGTAAATTGATTCAATCAGTGGATGTTTCTCCAACCATCATAAAATCAAAGCAAGTTGGAAAGGAAGCTATTATCAAGGGAGCAGACGTGGAGTCATTCCAGGCTGCTCTTCCTGGTATGGTGATCGCTCGAATTGAACGGCGCTCGAAATATATTTATTTTCATTTGAAAAACCAAAATGGAGAACCATTTCTACTCGTTTCGCATTTGGGCATGTCTGGTGCTTGGTTCTATGTAAGGACCTTGGATGACATCTTAGAGGAAAAGTTTAAAAAGCATAGTCATGTTACTCTTCATTTTGAAGAAGGAGAAATGCTTGTATATGCGGACATACGTCGCTTTGGCGAGCTACGTCTGCTAGAAACCGAAGCAGACTACCCACCTTTACTTTTGATGGCTCCCGAGCCTTTTGACGATGGAGCATTAGAGCATTTTCTACAGATGAGTCTCTTGCCGCGCTATGAAAACAAAGCTATCAAGGAGTTCATCATGGATGGTCATGTCGTTTCAGGCTGTGGCAACATATATGCTACAGAGGCATTATTTAATCTTAGAATACATCCTGCACGGACAGTAAAAAGAATTAGTAAAGCTAGAAAAATTCAGTTGTTCCATGAAATTGTAGCAGTGCTATTAGACAGCATTGAAAATGGTGGAAGTACTATTTCAGATTATCGTTCTATTAATGGCGGAGCAGGAACGATGCAGCATAGACTACAAATGTATAGCAAAAAAAGCTGCCCAATCTGTGGGAAGGCTACCAAGCAGAAAACAATAGCTGGCCGAACATCTACCTATTGTGGTTCGTGCCAAAAGTAA
- the hflK gene encoding FtsH protease activity modulator HflK, whose amino-acid sequence MSTKRLLTIIAVSIVGIVLLSAVFTSWYTVDESEQAIVITFGDASDPITESGLKFKFPWPIQKVEKLSKETFSLQFGYKQDANGEITSYDKDTKMITGDDNIVLTDLVVQYKITDPKAYLFNSENPKEMLHDATSASIRSVIGNSKIDDALTSGKAQIEADTNELLASLINKYEIGITVLTVKLQDVELPNAEVRAAFTAVTDAEETKNTKVNQAEKYVNEKVSVAEGEVDAIKSEAIGYQTARIEQAKGDVALFDKLYAEYQNNKEITRQRLVMETLEAVLPNAKIYIMNDEGGTMKYLPLQQIESSKQSAPPPSTTTEKKPEEGSGQ is encoded by the coding sequence ATGAGTACAAAAAGATTGTTGACTATTATCGCTGTATCTATTGTTGGCATTGTTCTTCTATCCGCAGTATTTACATCTTGGTATACAGTAGATGAATCCGAACAAGCAATAGTGATTACATTTGGAGATGCAAGCGATCCAATAACAGAATCAGGGTTGAAATTTAAGTTTCCTTGGCCAATACAGAAGGTAGAAAAGCTATCAAAAGAAACCTTCAGTTTACAGTTTGGTTATAAGCAAGACGCGAATGGGGAAATCACTTCCTATGACAAGGATACTAAAATGATTACTGGAGACGACAATATCGTTTTAACAGACTTGGTTGTTCAGTATAAAATAACAGATCCTAAAGCATACTTGTTTAATTCTGAAAATCCAAAGGAAATGTTACATGATGCAACCTCAGCATCTATTCGTTCAGTAATCGGAAATTCGAAAATTGATGATGCTTTAACTTCAGGTAAGGCTCAAATTGAAGCAGATACAAATGAGTTGCTTGCTTCATTGATTAATAAATATGAAATTGGTATTACTGTGTTGACGGTAAAGCTACAAGACGTAGAGCTTCCGAATGCAGAAGTTAGGGCTGCATTTACAGCTGTAACGGATGCGGAAGAAACTAAAAATACAAAAGTAAACCAGGCAGAAAAGTATGTAAATGAAAAGGTTAGTGTGGCTGAAGGTGAAGTGGATGCTATTAAATCAGAGGCTATAGGCTACCAAACAGCACGTATTGAACAGGCAAAAGGAGATGTTGCCTTATTTGATAAGCTATATGCCGAATATCAAAATAATAAGGAAATCACTAGACAGCGATTAGTAATGGAAACATTGGAAGCTGTTTTGCCTAATGCTAAAATTTATATAATGAATGATGAAGGTGGGACGATGAAGTATTTACCACTTCAACAAATAGAGTCCTCTAAACAAAGTGCACCACCGCCTAGCACTACTACTGAGAAAAAGCCTGAAGAAGGGAGTGGACAATAA
- the speD gene encoding adenosylmethionine decarboxylase codes for METMGRHIIAELWECDFDKLNDMQFIEQTFVDAALKSGAEVREVAFHKFAPQGVSGVVIISESHLTIHSFPEHGYASIDVYTCGDLDPSIAANYIADALNAGTRETLEMPRGMGPVKAPKERMTVQV; via the coding sequence TTGGAGACAATGGGACGTCACATTATTGCAGAACTATGGGAGTGCGATTTCGACAAACTTAACGATATGCAATTTATCGAACAAACATTTGTTGATGCTGCACTAAAATCAGGTGCAGAAGTTAGAGAAGTTGCATTTCACAAATTTGCACCACAAGGTGTAAGTGGAGTCGTTATAATTTCCGAGTCGCATCTAACGATTCACAGCTTTCCAGAGCACGGTTATGCAAGCATTGATGTGTATACTTGTGGTGATTTAGATCCATCAATCGCGGCTAACTATATTGCAGATGCTCTTAATGCTGGAACACGCGAAACGCTCGAAATGCCACGTGGAATGGGTCCAGTCAAGGCACCTAAAGAACGCATGACAGTTCAAGTGTAA
- a CDS encoding protease modulator HflC, translated as MSDNNNPFANLESKFKTVPNKPKKEKTPIDYKKHTKSFISIFVVFVLAVIALANIYVVKEGEYRVIRQFGEIKSIKDSPGLHMKIPFIQSVTTIPKYQMNHNLSEAEINTMDKRRIIIDNYAVWRVVNPKDMISNAGNIVNASSRMEEFIYSVVRSELGQLNYSEIINDENSSRGSLNDQITKEVNELLSKDKYGIEVVDVRIKRTDLPEENEQSVYNEMISDRESVAQKFLSTGDADKRRIEAETDSTVTKMIAEAKKEAALLRAEGDAEAARIYNTSFSKDPEFYSLYRTLESYKKTIGEDTMIVIPSDSPYANILSGYLE; from the coding sequence ATGTCAGATAACAATAACCCTTTTGCAAATTTAGAGTCTAAGTTTAAAACTGTGCCTAACAAACCTAAAAAAGAAAAGACTCCCATTGATTATAAAAAGCATACTAAATCGTTCATTTCAATTTTTGTAGTCTTTGTACTTGCAGTAATTGCCCTCGCTAATATATATGTAGTCAAGGAGGGGGAATATAGAGTTATTCGTCAGTTCGGTGAGATTAAAAGTATTAAAGATTCTCCAGGCCTGCATATGAAAATACCATTTATACAAAGTGTAACGACCATTCCAAAATACCAAATGAATCATAATTTATCTGAGGCAGAGATCAATACAATGGATAAACGACGTATAATTATCGATAATTATGCAGTTTGGAGAGTAGTCAATCCAAAGGACATGATTTCTAATGCAGGTAACATAGTAAATGCAAGCTCTCGTATGGAGGAATTTATTTATTCAGTAGTGCGATCAGAGCTAGGTCAATTAAATTATAGTGAAATCATTAACGATGAAAATTCATCGCGTGGTAGTTTAAATGACCAGATTACTAAAGAAGTAAATGAACTTCTCTCTAAAGATAAATATGGAATAGAAGTAGTAGATGTCCGTATTAAAAGAACCGACCTGCCAGAAGAAAATGAGCAGTCTGTATATAACGAGATGATTTCCGACCGTGAAAGTGTTGCTCAAAAGTTTTTATCTACTGGAGATGCTGATAAGAGAAGAATTGAAGCTGAAACGGATAGTACAGTTACGAAGATGATAGCTGAAGCTAAAAAAGAGGCTGCTCTTCTAAGAGCTGAAGGGGATGCGGAGGCTGCAAGAATTTATAATACTAGCTTTTCAAAGGACCCTGAATTTTATTCTTTATATAGAACATTAGAATCCTATAAGAAGACAATCGGTGAAGATACGATGATTGTTATTCCGTCTGATTCACCTTATGCCAACATCCTATCTGGATACTTAGAATAG
- a CDS encoding IS4 family transposase codes for MKKTDLDEWKLLMEQLYKLFSPDKLDCWAKESGWIKRKRKLDAYSFLHILLYHCGNLAGSSLRELSLSLEETCHISMTPEAINQRLNKELIVFLKKCLEHFIQVELNYQLPISDELRKFCERIRIIDATIHSLPSDLKETFPGVYRAELKCQLEYEFLTGQFILADWMNGKENDSLYGKNRLETVSPGDLFLQDLGYFHLPTFQKIDESGGYFVSRVRPDCSIYTGNPNPRYHADGRVVKSSFYQKESLAEHLEQMERGSVREWEEVYVGYDYKFPTRLILYRHTEEQDKSDQYKRKHSRYQTKEHVRALDGATIIMTNLPDTIPAEKVMDLYRLRWQIELLFKGWKSNFPTTFYKQIKEERVLCHFFAHLLLFLITTTTTYQARLFLLEKSRIEISIQKGISVALRFIRLMFESIKKYTKLTNGVLKRFHGALCKHALKTKGPPEKDPLIILGANYS; via the coding sequence ATGAAAAAAACAGATTTAGACGAATGGAAACTCTTAATGGAACAATTGTATAAACTATTTTCCCCAGATAAGTTGGATTGTTGGGCCAAAGAATCAGGATGGATCAAACGAAAACGAAAGCTTGATGCGTATTCATTTCTCCACATCCTTCTTTATCATTGCGGAAACCTGGCCGGCAGTTCGCTACGCGAGCTCAGCCTGTCATTAGAAGAAACCTGTCATATTTCTATGACTCCAGAGGCAATAAACCAACGTTTAAATAAAGAATTAATTGTATTTCTAAAAAAGTGTTTGGAACATTTTATACAAGTGGAGTTAAATTATCAGTTGCCGATCAGTGACGAACTACGAAAATTTTGTGAGAGGATCCGTATAATAGACGCGACCATCCATTCCCTTCCTTCGGATTTGAAGGAGACTTTTCCTGGCGTCTATCGAGCCGAATTAAAATGCCAACTGGAGTATGAATTCCTGACAGGACAGTTCATATTGGCTGACTGGATGAACGGAAAGGAAAACGATTCTCTATATGGGAAGAATCGATTAGAGACGGTCTCACCTGGCGATTTATTTCTACAAGACTTGGGTTATTTCCATCTACCCACCTTCCAAAAAATTGATGAGTCCGGGGGCTATTTCGTCTCTAGAGTTCGACCAGATTGTTCTATCTATACAGGGAATCCCAACCCTCGTTACCATGCCGATGGCAGGGTCGTCAAATCCTCTTTTTATCAGAAGGAATCTTTGGCAGAGCACCTGGAACAAATGGAGCGTGGCTCCGTAAGGGAATGGGAGGAAGTTTATGTGGGGTATGACTATAAATTCCCTACCCGTTTAATTTTGTATCGCCATACAGAGGAACAAGATAAAAGTGATCAGTATAAACGTAAACATTCACGTTACCAGACAAAGGAGCACGTAAGAGCGCTAGATGGGGCGACGATTATTATGACAAACCTCCCGGATACTATCCCAGCTGAGAAAGTGATGGACCTTTACCGATTGCGCTGGCAGATCGAGTTATTGTTTAAAGGATGGAAATCTAATTTCCCGACCACTTTTTATAAACAGATAAAGGAAGAACGTGTCCTATGTCATTTTTTCGCTCATTTATTATTGTTTCTAATCACAACTACAACAACTTATCAGGCACGTTTATTCTTGCTAGAGAAATCTAGAATAGAGATAAGCATTCAAAAGGGCATCTCAGTTGCACTACGCTTTATTCGCTTGATGTTTGAAAGCATAAAAAAATACACCAAGCTTACCAATGGGGTACTGAAAAGGTTTCATGGTGCTCTTTGTAAACATGCATTGAAAACAAAAGGGCCACCTGAAAAGGATCCATTGATTATACTCGGTGCAAATTACAGTTAG